The DNA sequence GGGcctaaaacacatacacacatgggTCCGTGTGAAGGCACCGCAATCAAACACCACCTCACACACATTTACAACCTCATTTCCCTCACCAAACCCAGACATGCTACGCTGAGACCGAGTTGAAATGGTACAGATTTACACCGGTACATAAACACTAACTCATGCATGGTTCCCTCAGCAGAGAGACAAGCCAGACCGTTCCCCAGACCACCAGGAGAAGATACTTCAGTTCACAGGCTTTACCTTGGCAAATAGCTCTTGctgctgtctgaggagctcttCCTCGGGAATACCGAGGTTTTCAAGACGAGAGCTGGCCTTCCTTCGCTTAAGTGCTACTGTTTTACACTCTTGTAAGACATCCTTCACCTCAGCGATGTAGGATGCAAAGCCCAGGCTTTCAAGtgctgcaggaaaaaaaaaacaaattatgaAGAGCTAtttggggggaaggggggataTAAGGGGCACACGGCCTTTCACATGCATGGTGGGAAATGCGCTGTTACTAACAATCTATCAGTTTGACAACATAGATTTATAAAAAATTAAGATGTGAGCATGAGGACAGTATGCCCTGTGTTTGGGTTGCCATGTCCGCTGCATGCCCTTACCGTTTATAACATGCTCCGGGGAGATGGTTTTCTTCTCAGACTTGTTGCAGATTTCGTTCGCTTCAGAGGAGATAAGGTGGATGAACTCAGTGCAACAATTCACCACGAGTTCCCGGGCATCGTTGGCCACCCGCACGTTTGGGAGAGTCTCCTTGATCATTTTGTTAATGGCCGCCCGGGGTATCGTGAGATCGTCGTCGTTTCCCGACGAAGAAGCcattatggttttattttaataatgataaaaaacaGAGATCCTTCTGTGATTCCTTCGGACAGCGGCTCAGCTGGATGCCGGAACGCCTCTGCGGCGGCCTAGAGAGTCAGACTTGCCGGCTTCACCCCCGCAATTACGGCGGAACTCCGAAAATCAAACAATAGGCGTAAATAAACGCTAAAAAGCAAACCTGCGATGCCGTGTAAGGAAAGCAATTCGTCGGGAAGATACCGAAAAAAGGAAACGAAGCAAGGCGGCGCGGTTACAGACAGTGTCACTCagtgtgttttttgttgtgtgGACATGAGCAGCTAACAAGCTAACGTGTAGCCAACGTTAGCTACAGCAACCAGCGCCCACTGCATTTTCCAACTCACCATTTAACGGAATGTGGCGCTTCACTCGACATTTTATGACCGTTACTGAAATTCCTAAACTGAAAAATTCTCCCAACGGAAAAAGTTATTCAGTTCATTCCACCGCTTGGTACGCTCCCCAAAGCGATGGAGCAGGATCTGACCTCAGCGGATGCGACCTCCCTTCACGTCACTCGACAGTCATTCTACTTCCGGTATAGATTTGCGGCGCATGCGTACTTCCAACTGCACTGCTTTTGCAAGATTTGTGCATAAAGCTCGAGCATCCAACCCATTTGACGTCTTTTAACAGATTATCCTGGTCATGGCGTAGAacatatcccaggcagcataggacaCAAGTATGGCATTCCAAAAATcgcaataaaaagtaaaaaagagTGATTTGGAtcttttaaatcacatttttaaGAGGTGGTTCATTTTCAATTATGAGTTCAAAATGAAGAATGTTTCTGAGGTCTGAGTTTTCTGCAGATGTGTTTAATTTAGGTTACAGGGACACTAGCTGTTCAGTTACTCACTACCAGCTAGTTATTTTCTAAATTGTTGATCTAGGTTGGGATTGGTGTCAAAGACTTTTGCTGAACTGAACTGTCATTGTGTCACTCTTCCAC is a window from the Paramormyrops kingsleyae isolate MSU_618 chromosome 21, PKINGS_0.4, whole genome shotgun sequence genome containing:
- the dr1 gene encoding protein Dr1 produces the protein MASSSGNDDDLTIPRAAINKMIKETLPNVRVANDARELVVNCCTEFIHLISSEANEICNKSEKKTISPEHVINALESLGFASYIAEVKDVLQECKTVALKRRKASSRLENLGIPEEELLRQQQELFAKARQQQAELAQQEWLQMQQAAQQAQLAAASASAAQQAGSSQEEDEDDM